The Paenibacillus yonginensis genome segment AGTTCAGCCGCTGGGTTTTGAAAATGAGGGAACACTTTATATCAACTTTGATGCCTTCTGGAACAACCTGTCCCCGGAAGAATTTAAATCTGCTGTTGAACGTGTCCGTCAAAACGGACATAAGCCGGGCACTTATTGGACGCCGTTTGCTTTCTGGGGAGCACCCGAGCAGTTCGGACAACCCGTTGAAGGAACAAATGGAAAATACGTATACAGCGACATCCTGCTCCGCGATGCGGATGGCGAGATCGTCGCCGATATAGCCGGAGGCCTGCCGATTGACCCAACACATCCCGGCGCGCTTGCCAGAATAGACTGGTTCATCTCCAAGGCGATTGCGGACGGCTTCGAATATATCAAACTTGATTTTATGGCCCATGGAGCCTTGGAGGGACGGCATTACAACCCGGATATTACGACCGGCATAGCTGCTTATCATTATGGCTTGTCTTATTTGGCGGATAAGCTGTCGCCCGAGAAGGCCGGCCGGCCCTTCTTTATCCATTTGTCAATTGCGCCGTTATTCCCGTATGCGTTCGCTCATGGACGCCGTATTTCCTGCGATGTGTTCGGTGAAATCGGGGACACGGAATATCTGCTGAATTCGCTCACGCATGGCTTCTGGATGAACAACACGTTATACCGCTTTAACGATCCGGACCATACAGTCATGTACAAAAGCTTCAATCAGGAGCCGACGACCCGCCACGAAGGGCGGAGCCGGCTTACGGCTTCCATCATTTCCGGTACAGTGCTGCTGCTTGGCGACGATTTCCGCAGGGAAGAAGCCGCTTGGCGGGCTAAGCACTGGCTGGCCAACCGCGAGGTGCTGAATCTGGCCCGGCTGGGTCAAACCTTTATTCCGGTGGAAGGGAATTTTGGCCAGCAGGCATGCGATATTTTTGTGCTGAAGACGGAGGAGACAGGTTCGGCAGGAGGGGAAGCGCTGTACGCGGCGGTCTTCAATTTCGACAAGCAGAATGCGGCCAGCAAAACCTTCTCGCTGAAACGGATGGGTCTGGAATCCGGACAAAGCTATCAAATGACCGAGCTGTGGGAGGGAGAGTCGGGGATCATTCGGGATAAGCTGACCTGCATCCTTGAACCGGCGGAGTCCAAAATCTACAAGTTGACCGCACTTGCGAAGGAGGAACTCCATGCCTATTAGGCCGATCAACCGTTTTCTGCAAAAATCAGCCGCAGCGGTCATGCCGCTTATCCTGGCGTTAGCTTTCTCAAACGGCTCTATAGCCGCCCCGGCGGATTCGTCAGCTCATGGACGGGAAGCTTCTGCCGCGCTTGTAAGCTATGAAGCAGAGGCCTCCGGCAATACCTTTACAGGCAATGCCGGTCCGGTGGCCTGCGACAGCTGCTCCGGCGGCTCCAAAGTTGGCAATCTGTATGGCGGCTCGACGCTTCAGTTGAATGGAGTCAACGTCAGTCAGGCCGGGGTTTATGATTTGACCATTTCATACATTTCCGGCGATTCGCGGGCGGCCTCTCTCTCCGTAAACGGCGGGGAGAAAGAGAGTATCAGCTTTCCTAAAACGGCGGACTGGAATACGGTGGGACAATATACTTATCAAATCTACCTGCAGGAGGGCAGCAATACCCTCTTGTTCGACGATGATAACGGCTATTCCCCCGATTTTGATAAAATCGAGCTTGTTTATGATGCTGCAGGCAGCGAAGGACCAAGCGGCGACGGCAATATCGGTGCGCTGGGGAAACTCGTCAGCGTTTCGAAATACGGGGCCATTACCCTCACGGAATATAAGAAAGGTTTTAAAGTCAGCAGTTCTTCCTATGACGTCGTGTATAACACTCATACAGGATTGTCACAGTACAACTGGGGAGGCCGCACGGTGGCAACGGGCTTGTACAGCATGATAGACACCGGGAACCAGCTTTCGAGCAAGGATTACAATTCGCATATGTTCAGCAAACAAGAGATCGTGCCTTTCCGGGATACGGTCGGCAAAGGCATCCGCTTGACCGTACACAACAAGAAGCAGGGAGCACCCACCCTTGACCAGATTTACACCATCTATGAAAAAGGCCCTTATTTGCTGACCCAGACGGTAGCCAAACAATCGAAGCCTCTCGCCACAAACTATATTGCGCCGGTTGTCATGGAAGCTAAGGGCGGCATCGATATCGGCAGCTATGGCGATAACAGAGTCCTCGTTGCCCCGTTCGACAACGACGCCTGGTCCCGTTACCAGTCCAAATCAATGAATACAAACCTGAATAACCATAATTTCGTCAGTTCCGAGCTGACGGCGGTCTTTGACAATACCAGCCGCAGCGGCCTCGTATTGGGCTCCGTGACTCATGACACCTGGAAAACCGGCATTTACTGGAGCGGGTCAGACAACAAGCTGAACCAGCTGCAGGTGTATGGAGGGTTTGCTTCGCCATCCTCGACCCGGGACAGTATTGCCCATGGAAAGGTAACGGGAACAAGCGTAGCGTCCCCGGAAATCTTCGTAGGCTTTTACAGCGATTACCGGACAGGACTTGAAGCCTATGGGGCGGCGAATGCTGCCGTAGCGCCTCCGCTTGCCTTTGGGCCGGATATTCCTTCGGGCGTGCCGGTGGGCTGGAACAGCTGGGGAGCTTACTCCAGCAATGTCAGCTATGATGCCGTTGCCGACACCTCCGAATATTTCAAGAATCAGCTGCAGAACCATTCCTTTGAGAATGACGGCAGCGTCTATATCAACCTGGATTCCTATTGGGACAACATGAATGATCAGCAGTTAGCCGATCTTGTGGCTCTGATTCATGGCAACGGGCAGAAAGCGGGCATCTATTATTCGCCTTTCGTATATTGGGGCGATAATCTGGAACAAACGGTGGAAGGCACCAATGGAGCTTATAAATATGGCGATATTGTGCTTCGCGACAACAACGGCCAGGTGCTGCCGAAGCTGGACGGGGCTTATGCGGTTGACCCGACGCATCCGGCTGTTAAGCAGCGCCTGGATTACTACATGGACCGTTTCAAGAAAGCTGGCTTTGAATATATTAAAGTAGACTTTCTGACGCATGGCTCGCTTGAAGGCAAACATTATGATCCGGCGGTTCAAACCGGTATTCAGGCCTATAACGAAGGTATGGCTTACCTAGATCAATCGGCAGGAGGAACAATGTTTATCAGTGCTTCCATTGCGCCGATCTTCCCGAGCCAATACGCGCACAGCCGGCGGATTTCCTGCGATGTGGACGGTTCCATTAGCAGCACAGAGTACCAGCTCAATAACCTGACCTACGGCTGGTGGCAGAACGGAACGATCTACTCCTACACGGATCCGGATTATATGGCGCTGAGCAAAGGCGGTTCCTTGGAAGGAGCACGTTCGCGCGTGAATGCCGCGGCCATTTCCGGAACGGTATATTTGGATTCTGACGACGTACACGATGCGGCTGCCCGCGAATATATGGAAGCTCTGCTGACCAATCCGGCCATTAACAAGGTTGCCTTGAAAGGCAAGGCCTTCAGGCCGGTCGAAGGCAACACAGGCACCCATGCGGCAGACACCTTTGTTTTGGAAGAGGGCCATACCTTCTACTTGGCAACGTTTAACTACACGAATACCTACATTGCAAGAACCGTTGATTTAGAACGTGCAGGATTGAAGGGCAGCAGAGCCTACAAGCTGACGGATCTATGGACCGGCGAAACCAGCACGGTTCGCGGCTCGTTCCATACGGCTCTCCAGGGAGCTGGCTCCAAGCTGTTTAAGCTTGAGCCTATGAATTGATTTTGGGAATTCTCGTTCGGAATTGTTGTTCGCAAAGCCGCTCTCCTGGCGATGGAGAGCGGCTTCTATTGATATGGCGAACAAGAATGAAAAGCGGAATCTTGCGAAAGCATTTTCAAATGAGGGAATTGTGGGGAATTTATTATAGAATCGCAACCTCATTAAGAGGTAAAATATTCCTTGCGGACAAGGCGGCAGCCATCAGGTTGGGCTTTGTTTAGTATGGATCAAGATCGGGGGCTTTACTTTGGAGAAACGTCAATATGGCAATACCGGTATGGAGGTCAGTGTGCTTGGTTTTGGCGGGGCTGAAATCGGCAGAGGCGTGTCTGAGCAGGAGGTTGAACGACTGCTGCACAGCGCGCTGGATGCGGGTCTAAACGTGATTGATACGGCCGAATGTTATGGTGACAGCGAAGAGCTGATCGGCAAAGTGCTGGGCGGAAGGCGCGATGATTTCTATCTCTTCACCAAATGTGGACATGCCTCCGGTTTGGAAGGCGGGGACTGGAATCCGTCCATGCTCGAAAGCAGCATAGATCGAAGCCTTAAGCGGCTGAAGACGGATTATGTCGATGTGATCCATTTGCACAGCTGCAGCGAAGAGGTTCTTCGCCAAGGCGGCGTGATCGAGGTTCTGCAAAAGGCCAAGCAGGCCGGAAAAACACGTTTCATTGGCTACAGCGGAGACAGTAGGGATGCGGCTTATGCCATTCAAACCGGCGTATTCGACAGCTTTGAAACGTCTGTCAATATTGCGGATCAGGAAGCTTTGGAGCTGACGATTCCGAAGGCCAAGGAGAAGGGAATGGGAATTATCGCCAAACGGCCGATTGCCAATGCGGCCTGGACTTATGATTCCCTGGATGAGAAAGCTTATCCTTATGTATACTGGAAGCGCCTGGGTGAATTGAAGTATGACTTCTTGACGCAGGAACTCAAGCAAGCGGTACAAACGGCTTTGCGGTTCACGTTAAGCGTGCCCGGTGTAGATACGGCTATCGTTGGCACCAATAAGCCAAACCGCTGGCAGGAGAACGCGGCTCTTCTGGCTGAAGGCCCTTTGCCTTCAGAGGTGTTTGAACAGATTCGGGCCCGCTGGCAGGAAGTGGCCAAGCCGGATTGGCAAGGTCAAGTTTAACAACCCTTGCACATAAAACCTGTCTGCAATGTGAACAATATAACGGACAAAGCAGGAACTGCCATGGCCTGGCAACCGTAAAATCCTGATTTATTTTGGAAAATATATCGTTTTTGGCCTTAATAGGCGATATCACTGAACTAACCCCTCGTTTAGGCTCTGAAATTGTCGAAATACGGTCACATGTGAGGTTTTTGCAAATTGACCTCTCTCAGACACGAGAGTATACTTGGGTAAGAAACTTTCAAAAATACATTAATTAAATTTGTGGAGGTTACCAAAAATGAAATTTTTCATCGATACTGCCAACCTGGACGACATCAAAAAAGCATACAAACTTGGTGTTCTGTCCGGCGTAACTACAAACCCTTCTCTGGTTGTTAAAGAAGGCGTTAAATTTGAAGACCGCATCGCGGAAATTTTGCAGGCTGTTCCTGAAGTTGAATCCGTATCTGCGGAAGTAACTCCGGATGCAGAATCCGCTGAAGATATGATTGCCCAAGCTCAAGAGCTGATCAAAATCAACAACGGCGACAAGAACATCACAATCAAGCTGCCTATGACTTTGGCCGGTTTGGAAGCTTGCCGCGCTTTGACTAAACAAGGCGTTAAAACCAACGTAACTTTGATCTTCACAGTGAACCAAGCTTTGCTGGCAGCACGTGCTGGCGCAACTTACGTTTCTCCATTCCTGGGTCGTTTGGACGACATCTCCGAAGACGGCGTTCAACTGGTTGCCAAAATTGCTGAACTGTTCCGTGTTCACAATCTGGACACTCAAATCATTGCGGCTTCCGTTCGTCACCCTGACCACGTTACACGCGTAGCGTTGGCTGGTGCGCACATCGCCACAATTCCATTCAGCGTTATCGACCAACTGACTAAACATCCATTGACTGAACAAGGTTTGGCTAAATTTGCTGCCGACTGGAGCAAAGCGGTTAAATAAGAACCGTCAAGCCCGCTTATCAGCTTAAGGGTTATAACCAAGCACCGCGTTGAATAAACGCGGTGCTTTTTTTTACATAAGCTTTACTTGCGATTGACGCTTCACAGCTATAGGAGTGATACGATAGGACTAAAGGGCTAGACGAACAGGAATTTAATTCTCATTTAAAGAACAATAAAGGGAGAAACCAAGATGAAGAAACCGCTCTTTCCAGCTATGGACAAAAGCGGTCTGTATAACTACATGACCTATTTCTATCACAACACCCGCCGCTCCCTGCTGGCTTATAAGCGGTTTGACGAGCTTCAACGCATTGTGCGCGGTAAAAAGCTGACCACTTATTTCCAGCCGATCTTTCATTTGCAAAAGAACGATTGTCTCGGCTTTGAAGTGCTGAACCGTCCAACTGTTTCCTCCCATTTCCCGACCACCGAATCTTTTTATGACTTTATCGGTCAAACGGATCAAGTGTTTGCCTTTGAGCGGTTTTGCCGGGAGTTATCGCTGGAGCGTTTCAACTTAGCGGCGGACGAGGGGCATAAACGAGCTGCCGTCATCTTTTTAAATGTTCATCCGGAGGTGTTGTCCGATGCCAATTACCGCAGCGGGGAGACCCTTCATCTGCTGTCCAGATTCGGATTCACGCCCGAGCAAATTGTATTTGAATTAACGGAACGCCAGGCCGTTCAGGACTACGATGCGTTTGAAAGGGTTCTGTCCCATTACCGCTCGCAAGGGTTCAGGATTGCGATTGATGACGCAGGCTCCGGATATAACAGCCTGAAAGCCATTGTCAGTTTGAAGCCGGAATTTATCAAGCTGGACAAGTCCCTGATTCGTGATGTGCATGTGCAGCCTAACCAGCGGAAGGTGGTCAAGCTGCTGCAGGAATTTGCCGAGGCCTCCGGCACGCATATCATCGCTGAAGGCATTGAAAGTCGGGAGGAAATCTCTTATCTGCGCTCGGAAGGGATCGAATTTGGGCAAGGTTATGCGCTGGGCAGGCCGGAGACCAGCCTTCAATCCGTTCCTTTGTCCTTTGCCCCGATTTAACCGAACTCAACGCTCCGGCATCATGGCATTTCTCCCAGGAGAGAGAGGATGAGAAGATGTTTACGAAAATCGGTGAGATAGCCGAATCTATCCCTTCCGTAACCCCAGACACCCCATGCAGCTTCGTGAATGCCTTATTTAAAGAAAATGCAAAGCTGGAAGGAATTGCGGTAGTTGATGGGAACGGACATCCTCAATTACTGATGCGTTCCCGCTTTTATCAGAAGATCGGTACGCAATACGGCTATAATCTGTATATGGGACGCCCGGTCCGCCTTTTAGTCAATAACCAGCCTTTGGTCGTGGATTACGAGGAACCGATTCCGGAGGTCAGCATCCGGGCTATGAGCCGGAGCGAAGAGGAGCTTTATGAAGGGGTAATTGTGACGAAGGATGGAGGCTTGTATGGGGCTGTCAGCATTCGCAGCTTGCTGCTCGCGGTCGCGGATATCCGGGCTGAGATGGCTATTTTTATGAATCCGTTAACCGGGCTTCCGGGGAACCGGATCATTGAGGACCGGCTGCACCAATCCGTCCGGCAGGAATTTTTCAGCGTGTTATACATAGATTTGGATCATTTCAAAACGTACAATGACAGTTATGGCTTCAAAATGGGCGATGAGCTGATTCAGACCACTGCCAATCTGCTGCGCAAATATTTTGCCGATGATTTCCTGGGGCATATCGGCGGGGATGATTTTATAGCGATACTAAGCCACCATGATTTTGAGCCGATGTGCCGTCAGGTCA includes the following:
- the fsa gene encoding fructose-6-phosphate aldolase, which produces MKFFIDTANLDDIKKAYKLGVLSGVTTNPSLVVKEGVKFEDRIAEILQAVPEVESVSAEVTPDAESAEDMIAQAQELIKINNGDKNITIKLPMTLAGLEACRALTKQGVKTNVTLIFTVNQALLAARAGATYVSPFLGRLDDISEDGVQLVAKIAELFRVHNLDTQIIAASVRHPDHVTRVALAGAHIATIPFSVIDQLTKHPLTEQGLAKFAADWSKAVK
- a CDS encoding carbohydrate-binding protein gives rise to the protein MPIRPINRFLQKSAAAVMPLILALAFSNGSIAAPADSSAHGREASAALVSYEAEASGNTFTGNAGPVACDSCSGGSKVGNLYGGSTLQLNGVNVSQAGVYDLTISYISGDSRAASLSVNGGEKESISFPKTADWNTVGQYTYQIYLQEGSNTLLFDDDNGYSPDFDKIELVYDAAGSEGPSGDGNIGALGKLVSVSKYGAITLTEYKKGFKVSSSSYDVVYNTHTGLSQYNWGGRTVATGLYSMIDTGNQLSSKDYNSHMFSKQEIVPFRDTVGKGIRLTVHNKKQGAPTLDQIYTIYEKGPYLLTQTVAKQSKPLATNYIAPVVMEAKGGIDIGSYGDNRVLVAPFDNDAWSRYQSKSMNTNLNNHNFVSSELTAVFDNTSRSGLVLGSVTHDTWKTGIYWSGSDNKLNQLQVYGGFASPSSTRDSIAHGKVTGTSVASPEIFVGFYSDYRTGLEAYGAANAAVAPPLAFGPDIPSGVPVGWNSWGAYSSNVSYDAVADTSEYFKNQLQNHSFENDGSVYINLDSYWDNMNDQQLADLVALIHGNGQKAGIYYSPFVYWGDNLEQTVEGTNGAYKYGDIVLRDNNGQVLPKLDGAYAVDPTHPAVKQRLDYYMDRFKKAGFEYIKVDFLTHGSLEGKHYDPAVQTGIQAYNEGMAYLDQSAGGTMFISASIAPIFPSQYAHSRRISCDVDGSISSTEYQLNNLTYGWWQNGTIYSYTDPDYMALSKGGSLEGARSRVNAAAISGTVYLDSDDVHDAAAREYMEALLTNPAINKVALKGKAFRPVEGNTGTHAADTFVLEEGHTFYLATFNYTNTYIARTVDLERAGLKGSRAYKLTDLWTGETSTVRGSFHTALQGAGSKLFKLEPMN
- a CDS encoding alpha-galactosidase, coding for MSVKSTIPIKAAKEGATRFVVENGKLKLMIDLEKGEYTCSGEGFAELAGLKSAFRWNGREYDSGHYNTRQLKEPVQVEDGFGKGIQVTVVHSEEGLPELEQNFYAYENAPFVLLRTAVTGGALFKANRLSVFKLKALSFVDEHHPDDQLQVLRIPFDNDKWVRFHAEQLPVSTESYEATTLFLPESRKGIVMGSLSHDLWKTGIRIKADSASQIDELDLYAGAVSEMTRDFQPHGYVKGPRVESPLVFLGFYEDYRSGLEAYGWANTVIAPALPWKGGVPFGWNSWSAAAAKLDYDLYTSTTNFLKQEVQPLGFENEGTLYINFDAFWNNLSPEEFKSAVERVRQNGHKPGTYWTPFAFWGAPEQFGQPVEGTNGKYVYSDILLRDADGEIVADIAGGLPIDPTHPGALARIDWFISKAIADGFEYIKLDFMAHGALEGRHYNPDITTGIAAYHYGLSYLADKLSPEKAGRPFFIHLSIAPLFPYAFAHGRRISCDVFGEIGDTEYLLNSLTHGFWMNNTLYRFNDPDHTVMYKSFNQEPTTRHEGRSRLTASIISGTVLLLGDDFRREEAAWRAKHWLANREVLNLARLGQTFIPVEGNFGQQACDIFVLKTEETGSAGGEALYAAVFNFDKQNAASKTFSLKRMGLESGQSYQMTELWEGESGIIRDKLTCILEPAESKIYKLTALAKEELHAY
- a CDS encoding EAL domain-containing protein; this translates as MKKPLFPAMDKSGLYNYMTYFYHNTRRSLLAYKRFDELQRIVRGKKLTTYFQPIFHLQKNDCLGFEVLNRPTVSSHFPTTESFYDFIGQTDQVFAFERFCRELSLERFNLAADEGHKRAAVIFLNVHPEVLSDANYRSGETLHLLSRFGFTPEQIVFELTERQAVQDYDAFERVLSHYRSQGFRIAIDDAGSGYNSLKAIVSLKPEFIKLDKSLIRDVHVQPNQRKVVKLLQEFAEASGTHIIAEGIESREEISYLRSEGIEFGQGYALGRPETSLQSVPLSFAPI
- a CDS encoding GGDEF domain-containing protein codes for the protein MFTKIGEIAESIPSVTPDTPCSFVNALFKENAKLEGIAVVDGNGHPQLLMRSRFYQKIGTQYGYNLYMGRPVRLLVNNQPLVVDYEEPIPEVSIRAMSRSEEELYEGVIVTKDGGLYGAVSIRSLLLAVADIRAEMAIFMNPLTGLPGNRIIEDRLHQSVRQEFFSVLYIDLDHFKTYNDSYGFKMGDELIQTTANLLRKYFADDFLGHIGGDDFIAILSHHDFEPMCRQVIKEFEKQKLEFYNEEDWLNQYVMGESRDGLYTRVPLTSISIAVVTNRSRSYRHMDEVVEEATRIKKICKSTPGSVSYADDEVVAHSPGVQTLNGKK
- a CDS encoding aldo/keto reductase; amino-acid sequence: MEKRQYGNTGMEVSVLGFGGAEIGRGVSEQEVERLLHSALDAGLNVIDTAECYGDSEELIGKVLGGRRDDFYLFTKCGHASGLEGGDWNPSMLESSIDRSLKRLKTDYVDVIHLHSCSEEVLRQGGVIEVLQKAKQAGKTRFIGYSGDSRDAAYAIQTGVFDSFETSVNIADQEALELTIPKAKEKGMGIIAKRPIANAAWTYDSLDEKAYPYVYWKRLGELKYDFLTQELKQAVQTALRFTLSVPGVDTAIVGTNKPNRWQENAALLAEGPLPSEVFEQIRARWQEVAKPDWQGQV